In the Solibacillus sp. FSL K6-1523 genome, one interval contains:
- the motB gene encoding flagellar motor protein MotB: MAKRHKRQKKQEEHVDESWLVPYADILTLLLALFIVLFASSTVDENKLEQMSAVFNDVFSSGTSVLDYPAVIQSPDSVSPDIQSGATKYLEDQKALQEVQERMDEFIAVNELEKLFETKMTDEGLLITIRDSVLFDMGKAKVKDEYMAIATDLSQIVMFDPPRNVVVTGHTDNVPIRTTEFESNWELSVMRAVNFMKILVSDNEELDANYFSVKGYGEFKPIATNDTEDGRAQNRRVEVLVQPRVNEAGQVIVE; this comes from the coding sequence TTGGCAAAGAGGCATAAAAGACAGAAAAAACAAGAAGAACATGTTGATGAATCATGGCTCGTACCATACGCCGATATTTTAACGTTACTTCTAGCCCTATTTATCGTATTATTTGCTTCAAGTACTGTTGATGAGAACAAATTGGAACAAATGTCTGCTGTATTTAATGACGTATTCAGTAGTGGTACGAGTGTTTTAGATTACCCTGCAGTTATTCAATCACCAGATAGCGTGTCACCAGATATTCAATCGGGTGCAACGAAATATTTGGAAGACCAAAAAGCTTTACAAGAAGTTCAGGAGCGAATGGATGAATTTATTGCGGTGAATGAGCTAGAGAAGTTATTTGAAACAAAAATGACGGATGAAGGTCTATTAATTACAATCCGAGATAGTGTTCTTTTTGATATGGGTAAAGCAAAAGTAAAAGATGAATATATGGCTATTGCGACTGACTTGTCGCAAATTGTTATGTTTGATCCACCGCGTAATGTCGTTGTAACAGGTCACACAGATAATGTGCCGATTCGAACGACTGAGTTTGAATCAAACTGGGAGTTATCTGTAATGCGCGCAGTGAACTTTATGAAAATATTAGTTAGTGACAATGAAGAGCTAGATGCAAATTATTTCAGTGTAAAAGGCTATGGTGAATTTAAACCGATTGCTACAAATGATACAGAAGATGGTCGTGCTCAAAACCGTCGAGTAGAAGTTCTTGTTCAACCTCGTGTGAATGAAGCAGGACAAGTAATAGTAGAGTAA
- the motA gene encoding flagellar motor stator protein MotA, giving the protein MDISSLVGIIVAFFALLLGMFMKGVTPDALLNPAAILIIIFGTIAAVTIAFPMKELKRVPKLFKILFTEKKLASDIDLIKMFSQWADLARREGLLALESKASEVEDPFLKNGLTLAIDGQNADYIRDVLTEEVEAMEDRHTSGALIFTQAGTYAPTLGVLGAVVGLIAALKDMTDIDKLGVAISAAFVATLLGIFTGYVLWHPFANKLKRKSAIEVKQKRMMVEGILSVLEGEAPRVIEQKLASYLTMEERKQITESGAGGLGKEA; this is encoded by the coding sequence ATGGATATTTCATCACTTGTTGGGATAATTGTAGCGTTTTTTGCACTACTACTTGGGATGTTCATGAAAGGTGTTACACCTGATGCATTATTGAACCCTGCCGCTATTTTAATTATCATTTTTGGAACAATTGCTGCAGTAACAATCGCATTCCCAATGAAGGAACTAAAGCGAGTTCCAAAACTTTTTAAAATTTTATTTACAGAAAAGAAATTGGCGAGTGACATTGATTTAATTAAAATGTTTTCTCAATGGGCTGATTTAGCTCGTCGTGAAGGGTTATTAGCTTTAGAAAGTAAAGCCTCAGAGGTAGAAGATCCTTTCTTAAAAAATGGTTTAACACTAGCCATTGATGGTCAAAATGCTGACTACATTCGAGATGTACTAACCGAAGAAGTAGAGGCAATGGAAGATCGCCATACTAGCGGTGCTCTTATCTTCACACAAGCCGGTACTTATGCTCCAACATTAGGGGTACTTGGTGCAGTAGTAGGACTAATCGCAGCATTAAAAGATATGACTGACATTGATAAGTTAGGTGTTGCGATTTCAGCAGCCTTCGTAGCAACGTTATTAGGTATCTTTACTGGTTATGTATTATGGCATCCATTTGCTAATAAGTTAAAGCGTAAATCTGCAATAGAAGTAAAGCAAAAGCGCATGATGGTTGAAGGGATTTTATCTGTTTTAGAAGGTGAAGCACCTCGTGTAATTGAGCAAAAATTAGCATCATACTTAACAATGGAAGAGCGTAAGCAAATTACGGAAAGCGGGGCGGGTGGCCTTGGCAAAGAGGCATAA
- a CDS encoding aminopeptidase produces MNLNFKRNLTNYAELAVKVGVNIQPNQYLYIAASIDSAPFVQIVTKLAYEVGAKQVFVDYTDDQVARLRYELAPEDSFDFFPPWKIQEREWLAEQGAAFMHIVSQSPDLLAGVDSKRIATFQKASGTALSKYRQYVQSDKISWTVIAAPSKQWAAKVFPELAEDQQVDALWDAIFKATRADLEDPIDAWAKHNETLHEKVDYLNDKNYAKLHYTAPGTDLTITLPKGHLWCGAGSVNEKGEEFMANIPTEEVFTTPQKDGVNGFVSSTKPLSYGGNIIDNFKLTFEDGRIVNVEAAQGEDVLKNLVATDEGSHYLGEVALVPFQSPISQSNILFYNTLFDENASNHLAIGSAYAFCLEGGKTMSREELLEKGLNQSITHVDFMIGSAQMNIDGITEDGKLEPVFRNGNWAF; encoded by the coding sequence ATGAACTTAAATTTTAAGAGAAACTTAACAAATTACGCTGAATTAGCAGTAAAAGTAGGAGTTAATATTCAACCAAATCAATATTTATATATTGCTGCTTCTATTGATTCTGCACCTTTTGTACAAATTGTTACAAAATTAGCCTATGAAGTTGGAGCGAAACAAGTTTTTGTTGATTACACGGATGATCAAGTTGCTCGCCTTCGTTACGAATTAGCTCCTGAGGATTCTTTTGACTTCTTCCCTCCATGGAAAATACAAGAGCGTGAATGGTTAGCAGAGCAAGGGGCAGCATTTATGCATATCGTTTCTCAAAGCCCTGATTTACTTGCTGGTGTCGATTCAAAGCGCATTGCCACATTCCAAAAGGCTTCAGGTACTGCATTAAGCAAATATCGACAATATGTGCAATCCGATAAAATTAGCTGGACGGTTATTGCCGCACCATCAAAACAATGGGCCGCAAAAGTTTTCCCTGAATTAGCTGAAGATCAACAAGTCGATGCACTTTGGGATGCGATTTTTAAAGCGACACGTGCAGACTTAGAAGATCCAATCGACGCTTGGGCCAAACATAATGAAACACTTCACGAAAAAGTAGACTATTTAAATGATAAAAATTATGCAAAATTACATTACACTGCTCCAGGAACAGATTTAACAATCACGCTCCCAAAAGGACATTTATGGTGTGGTGCAGGCAGTGTCAATGAAAAAGGCGAGGAATTCATGGCCAATATCCCGACAGAGGAAGTATTTACAACACCTCAAAAAGATGGTGTGAATGGCTTCGTTTCTAGTACAAAACCATTAAGCTACGGTGGCAATATTATCGACAACTTTAAACTTACATTTGAAGATGGGCGCATTGTGAATGTAGAAGCAGCACAAGGTGAAGATGTATTAAAAAACCTTGTCGCAACAGATGAAGGTTCTCATTATTTAGGGGAAGTTGCACTCGTTCCATTCCAATCGCCAATTTCACAATCAAACATTCTATTTTACAATACATTATTTGATGAAAATGCGTCGAATCACTTAGCAATCGGAAGTGCTTATGCGTTTTGTTTAGAAGGCGGCAAAACAATGTCACGTGAGGAATTATTAGAAAAAGGGCTGAATCAAAGTATTACACATGTAGACTTTATGATTGGTTCTGCACAAATGAACATTGATGGAATTACTGAAGACGGGAAATTAGAACCGGTATTCCGGAATGGCAACTGGGCGTTCTAA
- a CDS encoding beta-class carbonic anhydrase: MSSLNNILNFNEQFVTEKQYEPFITTKYPDKKIVILSCMDTRLVELLLKAMNLRNGDVKIVKSAGAIVNHPFGGIMRSLLVAVYELQAEEIYIIGHYDCGMSAIDPQAMLEHMCERGIKQETIDIINYSGVDLEQWLRGFGDVTTSVLKSVDIVRSHPLMPVGVPIHGLVIDPGTGKLDLVSDGNGYSKK, from the coding sequence ATGTCATCACTAAATAATATTTTAAATTTCAATGAACAATTTGTCACAGAGAAACAATATGAGCCATTCATTACTACGAAATATCCAGATAAGAAGATTGTTATTTTATCTTGCATGGATACTCGTTTAGTTGAATTATTACTAAAAGCGATGAATTTACGCAATGGGGATGTAAAAATCGTCAAGAGTGCAGGGGCAATCGTCAATCATCCATTTGGTGGTATTATGCGTAGTTTACTTGTTGCGGTCTATGAATTACAAGCTGAAGAAATTTATATAATTGGTCACTATGACTGCGGGATGAGCGCAATTGACCCACAAGCAATGCTAGAGCATATGTGTGAACGTGGGATTAAGCAAGAAACTATTGATATTATTAATTACTCAGGTGTAGATTTAGAACAGTGGTTGCGCGGTTTTGGTGATGTGACAACGAGCGTGTTAAAAAGTGTCGATATAGTAAGGAGCCACCCATTAATGCCAGTTGGGGTTCCAATTCATGGACTAGTCATTGATCCAGGTACAGGAAAGCTCGATTTAGTTTCAGATGGTAATGGCTACTCTAAAAAATAA
- a CDS encoding ABC transporter permease, whose translation MKLVVNEWVKLWAKKSTWVMLILMLLLVIVPAAAIKYYDDPVNEGWQQSSQQLITDFEKIIEEDDLNESTGSYYYERIMIEEYRLEHNIAPNGTTMDTFMSSTLEVVSMVITIFIVTVAAGIVSSEFSTGTIKMLLTRPIARWKILLSKLVTTIIFGLTLYISAIILSAILGATLWGTALSTPLEVIEGQVVQMDVWSSYFEMFFLSFGSFFMSIFFAFLIGTIFKSSSLAIGLTLFSSFMSNIVVMLLSRYEFIKFVWITHVNLSQYATNYTPMIPGTTLTLALTVNFVYAVIFLTITFIVFNKRDVTA comes from the coding sequence ATGAAATTAGTCGTTAATGAATGGGTTAAATTATGGGCGAAAAAGAGTACATGGGTCATGCTTATACTGATGTTACTGTTAGTCATCGTACCAGCGGCAGCTATAAAATATTATGATGATCCAGTAAATGAGGGTTGGCAGCAAAGTTCACAACAATTGATTACTGATTTTGAGAAGATAATTGAAGAAGACGATTTAAACGAATCTACAGGTAGCTATTATTATGAACGGATTATGATTGAGGAATACCGCCTTGAACATAATATTGCACCTAATGGAACAACGATGGATACATTCATGAGTAGTACGTTAGAAGTGGTGTCCATGGTTATTACGATATTTATCGTAACTGTAGCAGCGGGAATTGTTTCAAGTGAATTTTCAACAGGCACAATTAAAATGCTGTTAACGAGACCTATTGCAAGGTGGAAAATCTTATTGTCAAAATTAGTAACGACGATTATTTTCGGATTAACGCTTTATATATCAGCGATTATTTTGTCTGCAATTCTTGGTGCTACTTTATGGGGGACAGCGTTGTCAACGCCATTAGAAGTTATTGAAGGACAAGTAGTACAAATGGATGTATGGTCAAGCTATTTTGAAATGTTCTTTTTATCATTTGGTAGCTTCTTTATGTCAATTTTCTTTGCATTTTTAATTGGTACTATTTTCAAATCAAGCTCACTTGCTATTGGCTTGACGTTATTTAGCTCGTTCATGAGTAATATTGTTGTCATGTTATTAAGCCGTTATGAGTTTATTAAGTTTGTATGGATTACGCATGTGAACTTAAGTCAATATGCAACAAACTATACACCGATGATACCGGGTACAACGTTAACTTTAGCCCTTACCGTTAATTTTGTTTATGCTGTTATTTTCTTAACCATTACATTTATCGTATTTAATAAACGAGATGTCACTGCGTAG